One genomic segment of Nitrospirota bacterium includes these proteins:
- the trmFO gene encoding methylenetetrahydrofolate--tRNA-(uracil(54)-C(5))-methyltransferase (FADH(2)-oxidizing) TrmFO, which yields MAQTAPELTVLGGGLAGCEAAWQAAERGVTVALYEMRPMRPTAAHKTDQLAELVCSNSLGSAEITNAAGILKEEMRRMGSLVVRVADTCRVPAGAALAVDRTEFAARITKEISTHPNITVLREEISEIPASGPVIVATGPLTSDALAESLKKLTRAERLYFFDAISPIVDGETVDRSIAFPASRYNKGGDDYLNCPMTEDEYSAFYAALLAAEKVPTREFEKTPYFEGCMPIEVQAERGRQTLLFGPMKPVGLVDPRTGQRPFAVVQLRPEDMHGQAYNLVGFQTKLKWPEQKRVFRMIPGLAQAEFLRFGSLHRNTFINAPLLLRETLQLRYDPRIFFAGQIVGVEGYTESAGMGLLAGINAAHVIQHKPLLIPPPTTTLGTLITYLTTSDPRHFQPMNVNLGLFPPLPTRIVQRDVRRQKIVDRALTDLDRWKTQSLAS from the coding sequence ATGGCTCAGACTGCACCGGAATTGACCGTCCTCGGGGGCGGGTTGGCGGGCTGCGAGGCCGCGTGGCAGGCGGCCGAGCGCGGCGTGACCGTCGCGCTCTACGAGATGCGGCCGATGCGGCCGACCGCCGCGCACAAGACCGACCAGCTCGCGGAACTGGTCTGTTCCAACTCGCTGGGGTCGGCGGAGATTACCAACGCAGCGGGCATCTTGAAGGAAGAGATGCGGCGGATGGGCTCGCTGGTGGTCCGCGTGGCGGACACCTGCCGCGTGCCGGCCGGCGCGGCCCTGGCCGTGGATCGCACCGAATTCGCGGCGCGGATCACCAAAGAGATCAGCACGCACCCCAACATCACGGTGCTCCGCGAAGAGATATCGGAGATCCCCGCGAGCGGCCCGGTGATCGTGGCCACCGGTCCGCTGACCTCCGACGCGCTGGCCGAGTCGCTCAAGAAGCTGACGCGTGCGGAACGCCTGTATTTCTTCGACGCGATCTCGCCGATCGTGGACGGCGAGACGGTCGATCGCTCGATCGCGTTTCCGGCATCGCGGTACAACAAGGGCGGGGACGATTACCTCAATTGCCCCATGACCGAAGACGAATACAGCGCCTTCTACGCCGCGCTGCTCGCCGCGGAGAAGGTCCCCACTCGCGAGTTCGAAAAGACGCCGTACTTCGAGGGCTGCATGCCCATCGAGGTGCAGGCGGAGCGCGGACGCCAAACCCTCCTGTTCGGTCCCATGAAACCGGTCGGGTTGGTCGATCCGCGCACGGGCCAACGCCCGTTCGCCGTGGTCCAGTTGCGGCCGGAAGACATGCACGGCCAAGCCTACAACCTGGTCGGGTTCCAGACCAAACTCAAGTGGCCGGAGCAAAAACGGGTGTTCCGTATGATTCCGGGGCTCGCGCAAGCGGAGTTCTTGCGCTTCGGCAGCCTGCACCGCAATACCTTCATCAATGCGCCGTTGTTGCTCCGCGAAACGTTGCAGCTTCGGTACGACCCGCGGATCTTCTTCGCGGGCCAGATCGTTGGAGTGGAGGGTTACACCGAATCCGCGGGCATGGGCCTGCTGGCGGGGATCAACGCGGCGCACGTGATTCAACACAAACCCCTGTTGATCCCGCCACCGACCACGACGTTGGGCACGCTGATCACCTACCTCACCACCAGCGACCCGCGGCACTTTCAGCCCATGAACGTCAACTTGGGGCTGTTTCCCCCGCTGCCCACCCGCATCGTGCAGCGGGACGTGCGCAGGCAGAAAATCGTTGACCGCGCGTTGACCGACCTCGACCGGTGGAAGACCCAATCACTCGCGTCTTAA
- the ltrA gene encoding group II intron reverse transcriptase/maturase yields MSLKTPEKIRNLRKGLYEKAKAAPAFRFYLLYDKVYREDILDHAYRLARSNGGAPGVDGMTFGDIEAAGLEEWLASLREALRTETYQPSPVRRVLIPKPGGGQRPLGIPTIRDRVAQTAAKLVLEPIFEADLSDSAFGYREGRSAGGAVERVHRALCDGYTEVVDADLSQYLDTIPHDQLMPSIARRVSDGKMLRLIKAWLQTPVEETDERGHRRMTGGKGSRRGTPQGGVISPLLANIYLNRFLRVFQERGKDREFAARLVAYADDFVILSRGKAEPALAWTRCVLAAIGLTLNDTKTCIRNAREEHFDFLGYTFGPERYRKDGHWYLAAKPSKKSVQQLKGKVRTILRPSNQSPWPTVGKELNRLLRGWSNYFSYGTRLFAYRAVDNHVYERVRHFLRRRHKVPTRGTRRFDDDMIFGALGVLRLRTVHVGARP; encoded by the coding sequence GTGAGTCTGAAAACCCCGGAAAAGATCCGGAACCTGCGGAAGGGACTGTATGAGAAGGCGAAGGCAGCACCAGCGTTCCGCTTCTACCTGCTCTACGACAAGGTGTACCGGGAGGACATCTTGGACCACGCCTATCGGCTGGCCCGCAGCAACGGGGGCGCGCCGGGCGTGGACGGGATGACGTTCGGCGACATCGAGGCGGCGGGGCTCGAGGAGTGGCTCGCGAGTCTGAGGGAGGCACTGCGAACGGAGACGTACCAGCCCAGTCCGGTGCGACGGGTGCTGATCCCGAAGCCGGGAGGCGGGCAGCGGCCGCTCGGGATCCCGACGATTCGGGATCGCGTGGCGCAGACCGCCGCCAAGCTGGTGTTGGAACCGATCTTCGAGGCGGACTTGAGCGACAGCGCGTTTGGCTACCGAGAGGGCCGCAGCGCGGGGGGCGCCGTGGAGCGAGTGCACCGAGCGTTGTGCGACGGATACACGGAGGTGGTGGACGCAGACCTGAGCCAGTACCTCGACACCATTCCCCATGATCAACTGATGCCGTCCATCGCCCGACGCGTGTCGGACGGGAAGATGCTGCGGTTGATCAAGGCGTGGCTCCAGACGCCCGTGGAGGAAACGGACGAACGAGGCCATCGGCGCATGACAGGTGGGAAGGGCAGCCGGAGGGGAACGCCGCAAGGCGGCGTCATCAGCCCGCTGCTCGCGAACATCTATCTGAACCGATTCCTCCGGGTCTTTCAGGAGCGAGGCAAGGACCGGGAGTTCGCCGCCCGGCTCGTGGCCTACGCGGACGACTTCGTCATCCTCAGTCGGGGGAAGGCGGAACCCGCTCTGGCGTGGACGCGATGCGTGCTGGCGGCGATCGGTCTGACCCTCAACGACACCAAGACGTGCATCCGAAACGCGCGCGAGGAACACTTCGACTTTCTCGGGTACACCTTCGGGCCGGAGCGGTACCGCAAGGATGGTCACTGGTATCTGGCCGCGAAACCGTCGAAGAAGTCGGTCCAGCAACTGAAGGGGAAGGTCCGGACCATCCTGCGACCCAGCAACCAGAGCCCCTGGCCCACGGTGGGCAAGGAGCTCAACCGGCTGCTCAGAGGCTGGTCCAACTACTTCAGCTATGGGACACGTCTCTTCGCGTATCGGGCGGTGGACAATCACGTCTACGAACGCGTCCGGCACTTCCTTCGGCGTCGCCACAAGGTGCCCACGCGAGGCACCCGCCGTTT